The Corallococcus caeni genome includes a region encoding these proteins:
- a CDS encoding phospho-sugar mutase, with protein sequence MDTTGLRERAETWRKADPDPETQAELANVLAKSDWADLADRFAQDLEFGTAGLRGVLGAGPNRMNRAVVRRTTAGLARYLKATVPDVTTRGVVVGRDARRLSKELAEDTAAVFAAEGIPAHVFPEPVPTPVTAFAVLHLNAAAAVMVTASHNPPEYNGYKVYWGNGAQIVPPQDVGIADAIAKVEPANKVPLLTPAEGRAKGLWRDLPEDVGNAYLRAILDLRLFRKGSDTLSIVYTAMHGVGGAWAALALKEAGFPRMTPVAEQQQPDGRFPTVRFPNPEEPGAMDLSLATAERVKADLVLANDPDADRLAVMARDASGKLRMLTGNEVGVLLGHYVLTQGTKRARPHVVTTIVSSTQLGEIARGLDAAYDEVLTGFKWIANRALERTAKEGTQFVFGYEEALGYTVGTATRDKDGVGAALVMADLAAWCEARGTTVLGYLEEIQRRFGLHVGAQRNVTLPGAAGAQTIRAIMEAFRASPPANIGGTRVSAVRDYQKGEGGLPPSNVVAFALEGGGRVTLRPSGTEPKIKYYFEHKETPAPGEPLPQARQRAEAKLAALIDAFLVLARERGQPA encoded by the coding sequence ATGGACACCACCGGACTCAGGGAGCGGGCGGAGACCTGGCGCAAGGCGGATCCGGATCCGGAGACCCAGGCGGAGCTGGCCAATGTGCTCGCGAAGTCGGACTGGGCGGACCTGGCGGACCGCTTCGCGCAGGACCTGGAGTTCGGCACCGCGGGCCTGCGCGGCGTGCTGGGCGCCGGCCCCAACCGGATGAACCGCGCCGTCGTGCGCCGCACCACCGCGGGCCTGGCGCGCTACCTCAAGGCCACCGTGCCGGACGTCACCACGCGCGGCGTGGTGGTGGGCCGCGACGCGCGCCGCTTGAGCAAGGAGCTGGCGGAGGACACCGCCGCCGTGTTCGCCGCGGAGGGCATCCCCGCGCACGTCTTCCCGGAGCCGGTGCCCACGCCCGTCACCGCGTTCGCCGTGCTGCACCTCAACGCCGCCGCCGCGGTGATGGTCACGGCCAGCCACAACCCGCCCGAGTACAACGGCTACAAGGTCTACTGGGGCAACGGCGCTCAAATCGTCCCGCCGCAGGACGTGGGCATCGCGGACGCCATCGCGAAGGTGGAGCCCGCCAACAAAGTGCCCCTGCTCACGCCCGCCGAAGGCCGCGCGAAGGGGCTGTGGCGCGACCTGCCGGAGGACGTGGGCAACGCGTACCTGCGCGCCATCCTGGACCTGCGCCTGTTCCGCAAGGGCAGCGACACGCTGTCCATCGTCTACACCGCCATGCACGGCGTGGGCGGCGCGTGGGCGGCGCTCGCGCTCAAGGAGGCGGGCTTCCCGCGCATGACGCCGGTGGCCGAGCAGCAGCAGCCCGACGGCCGCTTCCCCACCGTGCGCTTCCCCAACCCGGAGGAGCCGGGCGCCATGGACCTGTCGCTCGCCACCGCGGAGCGCGTGAAGGCGGACCTGGTGCTCGCCAATGATCCGGACGCGGACCGGCTCGCGGTGATGGCGCGGGATGCCTCCGGGAAGCTGCGCATGCTCACCGGCAACGAGGTGGGCGTGCTGCTGGGCCACTACGTCCTCACGCAGGGCACCAAGCGTGCGCGCCCGCACGTCGTCACCACCATCGTGTCCTCCACGCAGCTGGGGGAGATCGCGCGCGGGCTGGACGCCGCGTACGACGAGGTCCTCACCGGCTTCAAGTGGATCGCCAACCGCGCGCTGGAGCGCACGGCGAAGGAAGGCACGCAGTTCGTCTTCGGCTACGAGGAGGCGCTCGGCTACACCGTGGGCACCGCCACGCGTGACAAGGACGGCGTGGGCGCGGCCCTGGTGATGGCGGACCTGGCCGCGTGGTGCGAGGCCCGTGGCACCACCGTCCTGGGGTACCTGGAGGAGATCCAGCGCCGCTTCGGCCTGCACGTGGGCGCCCAGCGCAACGTGACGCTCCCTGGCGCCGCCGGTGCGCAAACCATCCGCGCCATCATGGAGGCCTTCCGCGCCTCGCCGCCCGCGAACATCGGCGGCACCCGCGTGAGCGCCGTGCGCGACTACCAGAAGGGCGAGGGCGGCCTGCCCCCGTCCAACGTCGTCGCCTTCGCGCTGGAGGGCGGCGGCCGCGTCACCCTGCGCCCCTCCGGCACCGAGCCGAAAATCAAATACTACTTCGAGCACAAGGAGACGCCCGCCCCCGGCGAGCCGCTCCCCCAGGCCCGCCAGCGCGCGGAGGCGAAGCTCGCGGCCCTCATCGATGCCTTCCTGGTGCTGGCCCGCGAGCGTGGCCAACCCGCCTGA
- a CDS encoding TraR/DksA C4-type zinc finger protein, translated as MTPKQREDFLQQLLALHAELTGKAPMRIEPNRTDEARVGGDEDEQPLNEMMQTIASSRNRNTDGTLARVVKALGKLREDADSFGECEECGEEIPMGRLKAMPYAEFCVACQNNKDGPKGPVRRKHLTDYKG; from the coding sequence GTGACCCCGAAGCAGCGAGAGGACTTCCTCCAGCAGTTGCTCGCGCTCCACGCGGAGCTGACCGGGAAGGCGCCCATGCGCATCGAGCCCAACCGCACCGACGAGGCGCGCGTGGGCGGCGACGAGGACGAGCAGCCCCTCAACGAGATGATGCAGACCATCGCCTCCAGCCGGAACCGCAACACGGACGGCACGCTGGCGCGCGTGGTGAAGGCGCTGGGCAAGCTGCGCGAGGACGCGGACTCCTTCGGCGAGTGCGAGGAGTGCGGCGAGGAGATTCCCATGGGTCGGCTCAAGGCCATGCCCTACGCGGAGTTCTGCGTCGCGTGTCAGAACAACAAGGATGGCCCCAAGGGGCCGGTGCGCCGCAAGCACCTCACCGACTACAAGGGCTGA
- the deoC gene encoding deoxyribose-phosphate aldolase: MPSDAEAFFTVLEELVDQARHRLHAWKVQQEAVPPAPAAVLNAEPPRPPGVKTATARVDPATLGKATDLAQYIDHTLLKPEARAEDVVRVAEEARQYGFATVCVNSCHVATAARVLAGSSAVPIAVVGFPLGAALSSAKAFEAREAIRAGAREIDMVINLGALKAHDYQRVHQDIAAVVEASHPLPVKVILETGHLTDEEKVVACALSKAAGAAFVKTSTGFGPGGATVKDIELMRAVVGDEVGVKASGGVRSAEDAVKLIRAGANRLGASASVAIVTGQLSTAQY; this comes from the coding sequence ATGCCGTCCGACGCCGAAGCCTTCTTCACCGTCCTGGAAGAGCTGGTCGACCAGGCCCGTCACCGTCTGCACGCCTGGAAGGTCCAGCAGGAAGCGGTGCCGCCCGCGCCCGCCGCCGTGCTGAACGCCGAGCCCCCGCGTCCGCCCGGTGTGAAGACCGCCACCGCGCGCGTGGACCCGGCCACCCTCGGCAAGGCCACGGACCTGGCGCAGTACATCGACCACACGCTGCTCAAGCCCGAGGCGCGCGCCGAGGACGTGGTGCGCGTGGCGGAGGAGGCCCGGCAGTACGGCTTCGCCACCGTGTGCGTGAACAGCTGCCACGTGGCCACCGCCGCGCGTGTGCTGGCCGGTTCGTCCGCCGTGCCCATCGCCGTGGTGGGCTTCCCGCTGGGCGCCGCGCTGTCGTCCGCGAAGGCCTTCGAGGCGCGCGAGGCCATCCGCGCCGGGGCGCGTGAAATCGACATGGTGATCAACCTGGGCGCGCTCAAGGCGCACGACTACCAGCGCGTGCACCAGGACATCGCCGCGGTGGTGGAGGCCAGCCACCCGCTGCCCGTGAAGGTCATCCTGGAGACGGGCCACCTCACGGACGAGGAGAAGGTCGTCGCGTGCGCGCTGTCCAAGGCCGCGGGCGCCGCGTTCGTGAAGACGTCCACCGGCTTCGGGCCCGGCGGCGCCACGGTGAAGGACATCGAGCTGATGCGCGCGGTGGTAGGGGACGAGGTGGGCGTGAAGGCCTCTGGTGGCGTGCGGTCCGCGGAGGACGCCGTGAAGCTCATCCGCGCGGGCGCCAACCGCCTGGGCGCCTCCGCGTCCGTGGCCATCGTCACCGGGCAGCTCTCCACCGCGCAGTACTGA